A genome region from Camelus ferus isolate YT-003-E chromosome 25, BCGSAC_Cfer_1.0, whole genome shotgun sequence includes the following:
- the SCX gene encoding basic helix-loop-helix transcription factor scleraxis, which translates to MSFAMLRSAPPGRYLYPEVSPLSEDEDRGSESSGSDEKPCRVHAARCGLQGARRRAGGRRAGGGGGPGAGGRPGREPRQRHTANARERDRTNSVNTAFTALRTLIPTEPADRKLSKIETLRLASSYISHLGNVLLVGEACGDGQPCHSGPAFFHAARAGSPPPPPPPPPPPPPARDGENAQPKQICTFCLSNQRKLSKDRDRKSAIRS; encoded by the exons ATGTCCTTCGCCATGCTGCGCTCGGCGCCACCCGGCCGATACCTGTACCCCGAGGTGAGCCCGCTGTCGGAGGACGAGGACCGTGGCAGCGAGAGCTCAGGCTCCGACGAGAAGCCCTGTCGCGTGCACGCGGCGCGCTGCGGCCTCCAGGGTGCCCGGAGACGGGCCGGGGGCcggcgggcggggggcggcggcggcccgggggCCGGGGGGCGGCCGGGCCGCGAGCCCCGGCAGCGGCACACGGCGAACGCGCGCGAGCGGGACCGCACCAACAGCGTGAACACAGCCTTCACGGCGCTGCGCACGCTCATCCCCACCGAGCCGGCCGACCGCAAGCTCTCCAAGATCGAGACCCTGCGCCTGGCCTCCAGCTACATCTCCCACCTGGGCAACGTGCTGCTGGTGGGCGAGGCCTGCGGCGACGGGCAGCCGTGCCACTCGGGGCCCGCCTTCTTCCACGCAGCGCGCGCCggcagccccccgcccccgcccccgcccccgcccccgccgccaccCGCCCGCGATGGCGAGAACGCCCAGCCCAAACAGATCTGCACCTTCTGCCTCAGCAACCAGAGAAAGTTG AGCAAGGACCGAGACAGAAAGTCGGCGATTCGGAGCTAG
- the BOP1 gene encoding ribosome biogenesis protein BOP1 isoform X2, giving the protein MAAGGCRAWRVVPGDGDWELAGMLPSSSCGARVGTPSPRTEEASMPVKDEYAEDSSDEEDIRNTVGNVPLEWYDDFPHVGYDLDGRRIYKPLRSQDELDQFLDKMDNPDYWRTVQDRTTGHGMRLTDEQVALVRRLQRGQFGDVSFDPYEPAVDFFSGDLMIHPVTNRPADKRSFIPSLVEKEKVSRMVHAIKMGWIQPRRPRDHTPSFYDLWAQEDPNAVLGRHKMHVPAPKLALPGHAESYNPPPEYLPSEEERLAWEQQEPDERKLGFLPRSFPSLRAVPAYGRFIQERFERCLDLYLCPRQRKMRVNVDPEELIPKLPRPRDLQPFPTCQALVYRGHSDLVRCLSVSPGGQWLASGSDDGSVRLWEVATARCMRTVPVGAVVRSVAWNPQPTTCLVAVAVEDAVLLLNPALGDRLAVGSTDQLLSAFTQPQEPAAQPARWLEASEEERRVGLRLRICHGQPVTQVTWHGRGDYMAVVLAAPGHTQVLIHQLSRRRSQSPFRRSHGQVQRVAFHPGRPFLLVASQRSIRLYHLLRQELTKKLMPNCKWVSSLAVHPAGDNVICGSYDSKLVWFDLDLSTKPYRVLRHHKKALRAVAFHPRYPLFASGSDDGSVIVCHGRVYSDLLQNPLLVPVKVLKGHSTTRDLGVLDVAFHPTQPWVFSSGADGTICLFT; this is encoded by the exons GACATCCGAAACACAGTGGGCAACGTGCCCTTGGAGTGGTATGATGACTTCCCCCACGTGGGCTACGACCTGGATGGCAGGCGCATCTATAAGCCCCTGCGTTCCCAGGACGAGCTGGACCAGTTTCTGGACAAAATGGACAACCCTGACTACTG GCGCACGGTGCAGGACCGGACGACGGGTCACGGCATGAGGCTGACGGACGAGCAGGTGGCCCTGGTGCGGCGACTGCAGAGGGGCCAGTTTGGGGACGTGAGCTTCGATCCATATGAG CCGGCTGTGGACTTCTTCAGTGGGGACCTCATGATCCACCCAGTGACCAACCGGCCTGCAGACAAGCGCAGCTTTATCCCATCCCTGGTGGAGAAGGAGAAG GTCTCCCGAATGGTGCACGCCATCAAGATGGGCTGGATCCAGCCTCGCCGGCCCCGGGACCACACCCCAAGCTTCTACGACCTGTGGGCCCAGGAGGACCCCAATGCCGTGCTGGGGCGCCACAAGATGCATGTGCCAGCTCCCAAGCTGGCCCTGCCCGGCCACGCAGAGTCCTACAACCCACCTCCCGAGTACCTGCCCAGCgaggaggag CGCCTGGCCTGGGAACAGCAGGAGCCCGATGAGAGAAAACTCGGCttccttccacgcagcttcccAAGCCTGCGGGCTGTGCCTGCCTACGGCCGCTTCATCCAGGAGCGCTTTGAGCGCTGCCTGGACCTCTACCTGTGCCCGCGGCAGCGCAAGATGAGA GTGAACGTGGACCCCGAAGAACTCATCCCCAAACTGCCACGGCCACGGGACCTGCAGCCATTCCCCACGTGCCAGGCCCTG GTCTATAGGGGCCACAGCGACCTCGTCCGCTGCCTGAGCGTCTCCCCGGGTGGCCAGTGGTTGGCATCAG GTTCAGATGATGGCTCAGTGCGGCTCTGGGAGGTGGCCACTGCCCGCTGCATGAGGACTGTACCCGTGGGGGCTGTGGTGAGGAGTGTTGCCTGGAACCCCCAGCCTACCACTTGCCTGGTGGCCGTGGCTGT CGAGGATGCGGTGCTGCTGCTGAACCCGGCCCTGGGGGACCGCCTGGCGGTGGGCAGCACGGACCAGCTACTGAGCGCCTTCACCCAGCCCCAGGAGCCCGCAGCGCAGCCCGCGCGCTGGCTCGAAGCCTCAGAGGAGGAGCGGCGGGTGGGCCTGCGGCTGCGCATCTGCCACGGCCAG CCGGTGACACAGGTGACCTGGCACGGGCGTGGGGACTACATGGCTGTGGTGCTGGCTGCTCCGGGCCACACCCAGGTGCTGATCCACCAGCTGAGCCGGCGCCGCAGCCAGAGCCCCTTCCGCCGCAGCCACGGCCAAGTGCAGCGCGTGGCCTTCCACCCCGGGCGGCCCTTTCTGCTTGTGGCCTCCCAGCGCAGCATCCGCCTGTACCACCTGCTGCGCCAGGAGCTCACCAAGAAGCTGATGCCCAACTGCAAGTGGGTGTCCAGCCTAGCGGTGCACCCGGCAG GTGACAACGTCATCTGCGGCAGCTACGACAGCAAGCTGGTGTGGTTTGATCTGGATCTCTCCACCAAGCCATACAGAGTGCTGAG gCACCACAAGAAGGCCCTGCGGGCTGTGGCCTTCCACCCCCGGTACCCGCTCTTTGCATCTGGCTCTGACGACGGCAGTGTCATCGTCTGCCACGGGCGGGTGTACAG tgACCTGCTGCAGAACCCGCTGCTGGTTCCCGTGAAGGTGCTGAAGGGACACTCGACGACCCGGGACCTGGGCGTGCTGGACGTGGCCTtccaccccacccagccctgggTCTTCTCCTCAGGGGCTGACGGCACCATCTGCCTCTTCACCTAG